Proteins from a genomic interval of Candidatus Nomurabacteria bacterium:
- the rpsK gene encoding 30S ribosomal protein S11, with protein sequence MATPAATTTKKKKSKRTVSKGVLCVKATYNNTIVTVTDEAGNVLTSASAGSCGFRGARKNTAYAAQVAAEKALNGASQTFGLKSVVAKVSGVGQGRDSALRAAMGAGIDIVSISDVTALRFGGCRPRKAPVK encoded by the coding sequence ATGGCAACTCCAGCAGCTACAACAACAAAAAAGAAGAAATCCAAAAGGACCGTCTCAAAAGGCGTTCTTTGTGTAAAAGCAACTTATAATAATACTATTGTTACTGTCACTGATGAGGCCGGGAATGTGTTAACTTCTGCAAGCGCTGGATCCTGTGGATTTAGAGGAGCTCGTAAAAATACAGCTTATGCTGCTCAAGTTGCGGCAGAAAAAGCACTAAATGGAGCATCACAAACTTTTGGACTTAAATCAGTTGTCGCTAAAGTCTCTGGAGTAGGTCAAGGTCGAGATTCTGCACTCCGAGCTGCTATGGGAGCAGGTATTGATATTGTCTCAATCAGTGATGTAACTGCTCTCAGATTCGGCGGTTGCCGTCCTCGAAAGGCTCCGGTAAAGTAG